The stretch of DNA GGTTCTAAGCACTTGTGGACAAGTCTACGATTCTGCTTTCCATCAGGTGACCCCTGTCCCTGAACTCTGACCATAACTCCTCCCTCAACTCTTCAGAGTATGGATGGTGTTGGCATCCTGCTGTAACTAATCTCTGGGTTAGCTTCCTGTCCTGCTTGTCTTCTCAACCTATCCTCTATGTAACATATTTCCTATCTGCATTAAATTCtctgctataaatatttggtaGTTTTTTTTCCCAGTTAGATCTTGACTATAAACTGGACTAGTGGGAATGCAGTCTATGATTCAAGGTGAATGAATGGGAGGATCCTTAGTTACTTGACTCAAAGGAATAGGGGGTTGGGTGACAGCCCCAGAAAGGGTGCCTTGTAGCAGCCAGAGAAGTGAATGGAGGTACAAGGTTGGGCAAACAGATGCTACCCTTCCATCCTCTTGGATTCTTCAGGACCTTGCTTCTAAGCAAAACACAGCTCTAAATTTTCTTGAGAATCTTGAAGGAGGTGGAGCTATTgggttacttttttttcctctttcaatgGCCAGGACTCCTATGCCTGCCAAATGACAGATAATTACCATCCTTCCCCTTGGCCAACCAAACCCCTTTACCCAGTGAACCCCCATACCCCCACACATATAGTAGTCATAGAAGCCTCCAGGAtttattttgatgaggatttTATTGTGGAGGATAATACAAGAGAGCAGCCACCAGGATTTATTTTGATGAGGATCATATTGTGGAGGATAATATAGGAGAGCAGCTCTGGGTGAATAGGTGGAGCTGTAGTTTCCTCCAGCTACCTGGATCCCCAGGTGTTTTTGTAGGCATTGTGTGTTTCTGGTAAGGCTGCAAGATTACAGTTGGTGTTTGAGATAACTAATCAACACAGGGGGAATATCCAGTTGGTCGATGGCTTGTGGTTGGCTGGCCTGGCCCAGAGCTCTGCGGATAACTAAACGGGCCTGTGATAGTAATGACCGTGGAGTGGCTACAGTGAGGAGAAACAGGTCATAAGAAGCAATTCCTAGTGTAATTCTCCCACCCAAGCCTGCATCCACCCTGCCCTGGCTCCTGCAGCCCTAATTGCTTTCTCCCTTCTAAGAAATTCCCCCCACTCTGTCCTCAATGCATGGTGCCAATAGGATCACACTGAGGCCTAGATAGGGCGTGCTCAAGGACACAAAACAGTCATTAGCAGAGCCAGAACCAGAAATGCTGCTAGTACTACCCCCCACCTTATCTTAGTGAACCCTTCCCTAATAAGGAATCTGTAACTTCTCCACTGGGGTCCtaggagagggaagaaggtggTAGTTTCTCCAACTCATCCTAGAAGGATAGGCTTGGAGGGTGCATGGAGCTGAGCTACTTGAAACTCACCTCGGGCCTGTAGCAGCAATGCAGTGCCTTTATCATCTTGCAAGTTCAGGTCtagggagagagatggaaggtAGATGTTAGCACCAAAATCAATTAACAGTTGGATGTACTCTGGTTCACAATTATGGTGGAGACAGATTTCGAGGAGGGTGCGGGGCTGTGGGACACGAGCCAATAGGTGCTGGTCAGTACAGTTGTAGTTAGGGTCTGCCCCATGCAGCAAAAGCAGGCGAAAACAGTCAAGGTGCCCATAGACTGCAGCCAAATAGAGGGGGCCAGAACATGAAGTTATGTTTGATGCCCAGACTGGTAGTTTAGCCTTGACATTGGCCTCTGCACCATGGACCAGGAGTTCCTGAAGGATGGCAGCAGCACCATCACGGGCAGCTGTGAGTACGGGAGAACAGTTGTTGTAGATGCTACCACCAGGACAGGCACCAGCTTCCAAAAGCACACGCACACAGTCCAGATGGCCATGACTGACAGCAGTAAAAAGTGGTGTCTGTGCCTTGACATCCAAACTGTCAACATCAGCACCATGTGCCAGGAGGACCTGCAAACAGCTGAGGTGGCCATAAGAAGCAGCCAAGCGCAAGGGTGTCCCAGGAACACCCCAGCCACTTCTACTGTTGATGAAACGCTTGTAACGCTCCTGGCACAAAAGCTGGTCCAAGGTATAGGAGTCGTTGTCATATACTGCTTGattgagagcctgcttctcccccatgtcggtgtcctcctcctccttgtcggGCTGCAGGAGGGAGAAAATCTTGGTGATGTCCATGAGGTTCATCTTGATTGATTGGAGCAGAACTATTCTCATTATGAGCAGGAGGATATGCTAGGTCTGTGGGTGAAAAATATTGGGGGGAGACTGAAGGTCCACATCAAAAACCTGGATGCCAGCCCTTGCCCCCACCCTTCACCATCAGGCTCTTCATTCATGGGCCCCCTTCTTCCAATTCCTACTCCATCTTATTTTAGGTCTCAGAGatgccttctatttttttataataatttttattatgttatgttagtcaccatacagtacatccttagttttgatgtagtgttccatgattcattatttgcatataacacccagtgctccatgcaatatgtgccctccttaatacccatcaccagcttatcccaatctcctacccccctcccctctgaagccctcagtttgtttcccagagtccatagtctcagaGATGACTTTTAAAACAGATCAGGCCATTTCACAGCTTGgtgcctttgcatatgctgttcttttttttttttaattttaattccagtatagtgaaCATTCAgtataatgttagtttcaggtgtacaatatagtgattcaacacttccatacagcacccagtgctcatcacaacaagtgtcctccttaatccccatcacctatttcaccccatcacccatctccccacctacctcccctctggtgaccatcagtttgttctctgtagttaagagtctgtttcttggtttgtttctctctctcttttttttcttctgctcatttgttttagttcttaaattccacataagagtgagattatgtagtatttgtctttctctgactgacttatctcactcagcattatactctgtagctccagccatgtcattgcaaatggcaagatttcattcttttttatggatgaataatattccatggtgcatatataccacatcttctttatccattcatctatggatggacacttgagctgcttccattattaagggccatatgcaccccaatgttcatagcagcaatgtccacaatagctaaatcgtggaaggagccgagatgccctgcaacagatgactggattaagaagttgtggtccatatatacaatggaatattactcagcaatcagaaagaatgagttctcaacatttgctacaacatggatggcactggaggagataatgctaagtgaaataagtaaagcagagaaagacaactatcatatgatttctctcatctatggaacataagaactagaatgatcagta from Ursus arctos isolate Adak ecotype North America unplaced genomic scaffold, UrsArc2.0 scaffold_297, whole genome shotgun sequence encodes:
- the LOC130541813 gene encoding ankyrin repeat and SOCS box protein 12, translated to MRIVLLQSIKMNLMDITKIFSLLQPDKEEEDTDMGEKQALNQAVYDNDSYTLDQLLCQERYKRFINSRSGWGVPGTPLRLAASYGHLSCLQVLLAHGADVDSLDVKAQTPLFTAVSHGHLDCVRVLLEAGACPGGSIYNNCSPVLTAARDGAAAILQELLVHGAEANVKAKLPVWASNITSCSGPLYLAAVYGHLDCFRLLLLHGADPNYNCTDQHLLARVPQPRTLLEICLHHNCEPEYIQLLIDFGANIYLPSLSLDLNLQDDKGTALLLQARATPRSLLSQARLVIRRALGQASQPQAIDQLDIPPVLISYLKHQL